Proteins encoded by one window of Asterias rubens chromosome 18, eAstRub1.3, whole genome shotgun sequence:
- the LOC117302704 gene encoding uncharacterized protein LOC117302704: protein MELKVRVCNPSVLLSQVQKGNLSRILPSSYNYCICEYRDTDTSRDAFLATLGVNIKTKPDASKWLQQFQKKSMTTMRVSRTWPQSGPVNIFKKRFRCHHNTRAAITTNQKLSSKNTRCQAFINITVQKIGVRTRRKNASHCLEFPTRLRMGFDHNHALESADVLRHRDVCKATKHKFNKLFKAGHSPSSALEIHKYDMQCLYRDNYLQMALADRAVIPDVQWCYRLYYKTVSTVQRRKGAEELISDLQASVNKYNAKVQQPIITIKVTADNNTAVAMSSLLMQRVSAEFKQSGEMVFVNSMPVDRKNVHVFNFMTPTNIGGLPVGCLITTNKSPDTMSQALSLYKSLLTKEAFNGQGNKGPRIFIIDDSESQKSAVQKVFPDSQVILCAFSMLKTMWGWLWGTKTKHGIPAADRPHLFALVKAMLCAESPGMLEMFYQRAHEDNIARKFPKFTEYLARVFEKRNTWALCLMFSMPFDQSNTHQVFKAAMQVTKDKLVMPLKAFNVVQLVDFLVTRTDPFYRMKLTDAVNNKADCLPGLQGEQNVSSDGIVQLTATEYEVPGEKQDDTYTVNMELLMCTCSIGHSGYPCIHQGAVVKMLNLPTVNFISLDNQVQEKLHYIATGQKRQLSLVEPSKPRKEPPSELLTSIAPQGTRRDTHIATGHKRQLSLVEPSKPRKEPPSELLTSIAPQGTRRDTHIATGHKRQLSLVEPSQPRKKPPSEPVTSIAPQGTRRDTHIATGHKRQLSLVEPSQPRKERPSDPVTSIAPQGTRQDQETAVDATSIVNVRNKTETLADNTADIELEKFSNMLDNLKEVISHKVQTGDAAMYRQAVRAFTQNYESLTTDSLLISAMFNFGKV from the exons ATGGAGTTAAAAGTTCGTGTTTGCAATCCGTCGGTCTTGTTGTCACAAGTTCAGAAAGGCAATCTCTCG AGGATTCTGCCTTCCAGTTACAACTACTGTATTTGTGAATACAGAGACACAGATACAAGCAGAGATGCTTTCCTTGCAACATTGGGAgtaaatatcaaaacaaaacctGATGCAAGCAAATGGTTGCAGCAGTTTCAAAAGAAGTCTATGACGACGATGCGAGTGAGCAGAACTTGGCCACAGTCGGGCCCTGTAAATATCTTTAAG AAGCGATTCAGATGTCACCACAACACAAGGGCAGCtataacaacaaatcaaaagcTCTCCAGCAAGAACACAAGATGTCAAGCTTTCATCAATATTACTGTGCAGAAAATTGGGGTAAGAACCCGAAG GAAGAATGCCTCACATTGTCTGGAATTTCCAACAAGGTTAAGGATGGGATTTGACCACAATCATGCCTTAGAAAGTGCAGATGTCCTACGTCATCGTGATGTATGTAAAGCTACAAAGCATAAATTCAACAAGTTGTTCAAAGCTGGGCATAGTCCATCATCTGCTCTAGAAATTCATAAATATGACATGCAGTGTCTGTATAGAGATAACTACCTGCAAATGGCCTTAGCTGACCGTGCTGTTATCCCAGATGTCCAATGGTGTTACAG GTTATACTACAAGACTGTGAGTACTGTACAGAGACGTAAAGGAGCTGAGGAATTGATATCCGACTTGCAGGCTTCTGTCAACAAGTATAATGCCAAGGTTCAACAACCAATCATCACTATCAAGGTCACTGCTGATAACAACACTGCCGTAGCCATGTCATCTCTATTGATGCAAAGGGTTTCTGCTGAGTTTAAACAAAGTGGGGAAATGGTGTTTGTCAATTCAATGCCAGTGGATCGAAAAAACGTTCACGTGTTTAATTTTATGACTCCAACCAATATAGGAGGTCTTCCTGTTGGTTGCCTGATCACCACAAACAAATCACCAGACACAATGTCACAGGCATTATCTTTGTATAAGTCGTTGTTAACAAAGGAAGCATTTAACGGGCAAGGTAATAAAGGGCCACGTATCTTCATTATTGATGACAGTGAGTCTCAGAAGAGTGCTGTTCAAAAGGTCTTTCCTGATTCCCAAGTTATTCTATGTGCATTCAGTATGCTGAAAACAATGTGGGGATGGTTATGGGGTACCAAGACAAAGCATGGAATACCAGCTGCTGATAGGCCACATCTCTTTGCGCTGGTTAAAGCTATGCTTTGTGCAGAATCACCAGGGATGTTGGAAATGTTTTATCAGCGAGCACATGAAGACAACATTGCAAGAAAATTCCCAAAGTTCACAGAATACTTGGCAAGAGTTTTTGAGAAGCGCAACACTTGGGCACTTTGCCTCATGTTTTCCATGCCTTTTGACCAAAGCAACACACATCAAGTTTTTAAGGCAGCGATGCAAGTAACCAAGGATAAGCTTGtcatgcctttaaaggcattcaATGTGGTGCAGTTAGTTGACTTCCTTGTCACTAGAACAGATCCATTCTATCGGATGAAGCTCACTGATGCTGTTAACAATAAAGCAGACTGTCTTCCAGGTTTGCAAGGGGAGCAGAATGTTAGCTCAGATGGTATTGTCCAGTTAACAGCTACAGAATATGAGGTACCAGGTGAGAAACAGGATGATACGTACACTGTTAATATGGAATTGCTCATGTGTACATGTTCCATTGGACACAGTGGTTACCCCTGTATACATCAGGGTGCTGTTGTTAAGATGCTTAATCTACCCACTGTGAACTTTATTTCACTCGACAACCAAGTACAAGAAAAGCTTCATTACATTGCTACTGGTCAAAAGAGACAGTTGTCATTAGTTGAGCCAAGTAAGCCAAGAAAGGAGCCTCCTTCTGAACTATTAACATCTATTGCACCACAGGGTACCAGACGAGATACACACATTGCTACTGGTCATAAGAGACAGTTGTCATTAGTTGAGCCAAGTAAGCCAAGAAAGGAGCCTCCTTCTGAACTATTAACATCTATTGCACCACAGGGTACCAGACGAGATACACACATTGCTACTGGTCATAAGAGACAGTTGTCATTAGTTGAGCCAAGTCAGCCAAGAAAGAAGCCTCCTTCTGAACCAGTAACATCTATTGCACCTCAGGGTACCAGACGAGATACACACATTGCTACTGGTCATAAGAGACAGTTGTCATTAGTTGAGCCAAGTCAGCCAAGAAAGGAGCGTCCATCTGATCCAGTAACATCTATTGCACCACAGGGTACCAGACAAGATCAAGAAACTGCTGTAGATGCTACTTCTATTGTTAATGTGAGAAATAAAACAGAGACATTGGCTGATAATACAGCTGACATAGAACTTGAGAAATTTTCAAATATGTTGGATAATTTGAAAGAAGTTATCTCACATAAGGTGCAAACAGGTGATGCAGCAATGTATCGACAGGCAGTGAGAGCTTTTACACAAAACTATGAATCCTTGACAACAGACTCACTGTTAATATCAGCCATGTTCAATTTTGGCAAAGTTTGA
- the LOC117302426 gene encoding uncharacterized protein LOC117302426, whose translation MRPDSHAASFRMRPDSHAASFRMRPDSHAAGFRMRPDSHAASFRMRPDSHAASFRMRPDSHAASFRMRRDSHAASFRMRPDSHAASFRMRPDSHAASFRMRPDSHAAGFRMRPDSHAASFRMRPDSHAASFRMRPDSHAASFRMRPDSHAASFRMRPDSHAASFRMRPDSHAASFRMRPDSHAASFRMRPDSHAAGFRMRPDSHAASFRMRPDSHAADFAFSFQRCVIWMFIDLYAALSAR comes from the exons ATGAGGCCAGACTCGCATGCTGCAAGTTTTAGAATGAGGCCAGACTCGCATGCTGCAAGTTTTAGAATGAGGCCAGACTCGCATGCTGCAGGTTTTAGAATGAGGCCAGACTCGCATGCTGCAAGTTTTAGAATGAGGCCAGACTCGCATGCTGCAAGTTTTAGAATGAGGCCAGACTCGCATGCTGCAAGTTTTAGAATGAGGCGAGACTCGCATGCTGCAAGTTTTAGAATGAGGCCAGACTCGCATGCTGCAAGTTTTAGAATGAGGCCAGACTCGCATGCTGCAAGTTTTAGAATGAGGCCAGACTCGCATGCTGCAGGTTTTAGAATGAGGCCAGACTCGCATGCTGCAAGTTTTAGAATGAGGCCAGACTCGCATGCTGCAAGTTTTAGAATGAGGCCAGACTCGCATGCTGCAAGTTTTAGAATGAGGCCAGACTCGCATGCTGCAAGTTTTAGAATGAGGCCAGACTCGCATGCTGCAAGTTTTAGAATGAGGCCAGATTCGCATGCTGCAAGTTTTAGAATGAGGCCAGACTCGCATGCTGCAAGTTTTAGAATGAGGCCAGACTCGCATGCTGCAGGTTTTAGAATGAGGCCAGACTCGCATGCTGCAAGTTTTAGAATGAGGCCAGACTCGCATGCTGCAG ATTTTGCATTTAGTTTCCAGAGATGCGTTATCTGGATGTTCATTGATTTGTATGCAGCACTTAGCGccagataa